The proteins below come from a single Drosophila kikkawai strain 14028-0561.14 chromosome 3R, DkikHiC1v2, whole genome shotgun sequence genomic window:
- the LOC108085910 gene encoding microtubule-associated protein futsch isoform X4 encodes MSENKKLLDALLCEIYGRQEQLAQIRQHCSKDLQSPKEQKGQLARMVSGMTGNRSTLERLSVRKLIDVCAILKVEILMIGYLLERVLLARDRLQRHQEVLCEFVTAVLVVESDDAQPKMRFSLSPPPQKAIASSSSSSSSSARLTSPTITTRSTTLGPSTTSPGSNNRSPSPRAFGSMLARNGGGHEVNPSATASGSGSASASAAAATAADDEAASDYNQWLHAMKLVARLPGGTPPEFRRKLWLSLADKYLKSKNVDWAQQREKCFCEEWREDDEELGIQIVKDLHRTGSNLCTGPAGSINQAKLKRILLGYARYNPEVGYCQGFNMLGALILQVMDKEEEESMKVMIYLVEGVLPTGYFYGSMGGLQADMGVFRELMQTRLPRLAKHLQRLQGPVENAFEPPLTNVFTMQWFLTMFCTCLPMSCVLRVWDLVLIEGSDVLLRTALVLWSLLEERVLSVRSADEFYGKMGSYSSELLNGHLVDSNGLIERVVKLGPIADLRQLRDKHLYNIAPLRHKQGLQLYYDDEDTHSDEERMAVATVWGLNWGRRGSVGPAAAAGKQPAEQKDRLALDISLLKKQYDRLRERQKQAHVILTTACSTAARQGSGPGNSSQPAVPVNQLLLGRPAIVTNKGKRVGAPLGAIPPARKPSLPAVLHTKPAAEKQLRRGETLLWRDTDSSRRRRDSLTWKEIKADRAAMMREGVDVSSIKTQKLRTRFGKSDSSSYSEDSDGEQEVGGGSGGGGSSTDTSLCDDDDPKSIEKSPKHKAKLGRKLKEQKQLSGSRDASLERQRPKSWAPSSQEIPFILMGTDSGDEKDPPVKEDTELAEDSATESDRFAFEKELDFVSYKLEPLAIQSGSEGTELPEIPVLTPISPIPTFKEKSGSEEDLLEEQKQKPFDVSDSGVTNQYFERVNSVERPNKLELSYSLNEEESETSVTYLEEREKVEGHSADGDYQALPPLPMNPEDNPLPGAGKVPQIRDDNIPGENKDDYKELLSMTIEERVDFKPPPPTASSLSSAARKRRDPRRKTLTRSSTIEIEERYQALERRISQDQPTAERPSKYIPSTAALEERFNTLEKQLSADKQRKELVEIDSEHPEKFERIPSTADLETRFNALTKQLSSSESTAKSPIDLKDDEQPSGSGSSKEQKDSEKTSKLHKSEELESEVQESSKTEASESKEKASEDRKTDQPRLKKLPSTAELEDRFNALERKMSVQKSSPVKAKKEPPDEESTEQESKPQESEKKASKEHKESTREEPEEKASSPTEEPAPKSKTKPVVSPKQKGKESSDLKTDTKHSETQSTKKETIEEGVPSKVKVNKETESTQVDPEIPAEKESPKKTEPKKVEDQKKVQSKPEKSTNKTESENVKNTKDSEETKKEEPAKTPRKSPPSTEELEKRFNALEKQLSTTNLEQVEPPKSIAKTQKSQEVQQDEKVQKSMKSFDDKIKEVNTALVKEQTKVEPKDQSEKTPEKKVIQSEELEPSQSQQSDLNKRRASEPPSTEDLEKRYETLKRRMSSKNHFSTPNETVNEALERIEQEVISDSADEEKKPPPSTEDLESRFEALQGGEKKPKAQTQPKHVDVAIEAHIPEPPPPPPPPKELPILPAPVLHQQQALIEELQRKMRGQSPGEENLKPSEINPERRQRKLLQRPTPMGDETSEAPANTAYYRATNQEQWQQRMVRRFSDLPSRADLENRVQFLERQLYAKFYKQRCASDSEVASKVKHSPSPDEMPTTSRQARAVVEGLLEQRVLALEKQLSENSLKLLETIRDRERIAAAPQSDDSGGSPRRLSTETIDATGKELVRYTQNIGELEEVDAHKPINISINIKMLLNKDSGEPKQPKAESKPTTEDLTRRLELLEQQLLEERAKNGSHIPENEVPQPEESEACKKQEKNCHNQHVKSDETQKVEEPAKTQIKPEMAKETKTLENEEKAQARAKEVVTDKSPKVEKVIEKTVTEEKPEPIIKDKKEEVTKKEDKVSTTKEGSSETKPKQTKEEKPSKDISKTKEVSSQKVPENKKEIPKTEEPLSKDSASTNMKQDNPKAETIKAKETASASKETIKQLPEKPKETSKDSSAPKEVPDKMVINASDLGPMDPNNKTVVLLMDNEPRASRVRRLTRANTEELEGLFQALEKQLSDRNLIKSEDGRLIRADSKPSTEQAEQVQAISDLTKQIEDFTSGKPEEDNPEEAVKEDKTEPKEPEEDYDWGPNPVKHHLKRKTAYLPSTKELEARFRSLERQIKLLEDVEKIDVEQRLVEIERKIKLQYSLSHEKDLNKYLELCEGRGLDDEETQPEEAPTKEEETARARDRSRSPGRKAATKSPYTSPSRKVATKSPYTSPSRKAATKSPYTSPSRQREKTPYSSPTRSPERKSKRSPYTSPARRKPHPNDLPISDDLEYKYRVLDLVRSKSKENLAKRMNDPNRKPPIHPLEILLDPSPDDSAIPSTGELEHRIRVLDGKLKSPAKARSKPRSRSPTIEDMKRQKMRDEQKPRTPVHNLERLVSSPGRPEPPTAAELEERMRILEQEHTFDFKTQKDYRAFNQKLKDVISPSLSFEEFRAAKSREQSPRRHGATTPKSALRRDDYDEATSNTTTTYYRPTSPKVIRFQDEDEDEDHFEEAPRSKSRQTSDRMVGRTNEALDCLAENAIILQRILKKTLADQPSATRSYASSSEGLDALGSRLMRETSPITRTGTHTGVPLRTGENINDRLSSIKNSIKSIDNLCEEKPPPYQKEKCQRYIDSLFSDSLHFASKKSSLEDLSLSRSLSRSESRGRSIHRASGDYAPSIRITSEHRSLGSAESRRSPLGSSARDTSPLHYRSHRDMSRDLSPRRRRLEEEEEERERRERERERERESSRLLNFNYANDTFTITNKQVTPKDSGYRNRYQARQRTRKLIKTLRKIL; translated from the exons ATGAG TGAAAACAAGAAGCTACTCGATGCATTGCTGTGCGAGATCTACGGCCGGCAGGAACAGTTGGCCCAGATTAGGCAACACTGCAGCAAGGATCTGCAGAGTCCGAAGGAGCAGAAGGGACAACTGGCTCGTATGGTTAGCGGCATGACCGGCAATCGGTCCACCTTGGAGCGCCTGAGTGTGCGCAAGCTCATCGATGTGTGTGCCATTCTCAAGGTGGAGATCCTGATGATCGGTTACCTGCTGGAAAGAGTCCTGTTAGCCAGGGATCGCTTGCAACGCCATCAGGAGGTGCTTTGTGAATTCGTTACCGCTGTGCTCGTCGTGGAGAGTG ACGATGCACAGCCTAAAATGCGTTTTAGCCTCTCACCACCGCCACAGAAAGCCattgccagcagcagcagcagcagcagtagctcCGCCCGCCTAACCTCGCCCACCATCACCACACGGAGCACCACCCTCGGCCCCAGCACCACCTCCCCCGGCAGCAACAATAGAAGCCCCAGCCCCCGAGCCTTCGGCAGCATGCTGGCCCGCAACGGCGGAGGACACGAGGTCAACCCGAGTGCCACCGCCTCTGGGTCCGGAtctgcctccgcctccgcagccgctgccactgccgccgACGATGAAGCTGCCTCGGATTACAACCAGTGGCTGCATGCCATGAAGCTGGTGGCCCGCCTGCCCGGAGGCACACCGCCCGAGTTCCGACGCAAG TTGTGGCTCTCGCTGGCGGACAAGTATCTCAAGTCGAAGAACGTGGACTGGGCCCAGCAGCGGGAGAAGTGCTTTTGCGAGGAGTGGCGCGAGGACGATGAGGAGCTGGGCATCCAAATCGTCAAG GATCTGCACCGGACTGGCTCGAATCTGTGCACCGGCCCCGCGGGCTCCATCAACCAGGCCAAGCTGAAGCGCATTTTGCTTGGCTATGCGCGCTACAACCCGGAGGTGGGCTATTGCCAG GGCTTCAACATGCTGGGCGCCTTGATACTGCAGGTGATggacaaggaggaggaggagtccaTGAAGGTCATGATCTATCTGGTGGAGGGCGTACTGCCCACGGGCTACTTCTATGGCTCAATGGGCGGCCTGCAGGCGGACATGGGCGTTTTCCGGGAACTGATGCAGACCCGATTGCCCCGTTTGGCGAAGCACCTGCAGCGGCTTCAGGGACCCGTAGAGAATGCCTTTGAGCCGCCGCTGACCAATGTGTTTACCATGCAGTGGTTTCTCACCATGTTCTGCACCTGCCTGCCCATGTCCTGTGTGCTGCGAGTGTGGGACTTGGTCCTCATCGAGGGAAGTGATGTGCTACTGCGAACAGCTCTTGTCCTTTGGAGTTTGCTTGAAGA GCGCGTTCTCAGCGTTCGTTCCGCGGACGAGTTTTATGGCAAAATGGGTTCCTACTCCAGTGAGCTGCTTAATGGGCATCTCGTGGACTCCAATGGCCTAATCGAACGAGTGGTAAAGCTGGGACCGATTGCGGATCTGCGACAGCTAAGGGACAAACACCTGTACAACATTGCCCCATTGCGTCACAAGCAGGGATTGCA GCTCTACTACGACGACGAGGATACGCACTCGGATGAAGAGCGCATGGCGGTGGCCACCGTTTGGGGCTTAAACTGGGGCAGACGTGGATCTGTTGGTCCTGCAGCGGCGGCTGGCAAGCAGCCGGCGGAGCAAAAGGATCGTCTGGCACTGGATATTTCCCTGCTGAAAAAGCAATACGATCGGCTGAGGGAACGCCAGAAGCAGGCTCATGTCATCCTAACCACTGCCTGCTCTACGGCTGCGCGACAGGGATCAGGTCCCGGGAACAGCTCCCAGCCAGCGGTGCCTGTGAATCAACTGCTACTCGGTCGACCAGCCATCGTGACCAACAAGGGCAAGAGAGTTGGAGCTCCCTTGGGCGCCATTCCACCAGCTCGTAAGCCTTCGCTACCCGCAGTGCTCCATACCAAGCCGGCGGCGGAGAAGCAGCTGCGCCGCGGCGAGACCCTTCTCTGGCGAGACACGGATTCGAGCAGAAGACGCCGTGACAGCCTGACCTGGAAGGAGATCAAGGCGGATCGAGCTGCCATGATGCGGGAGGGTGTCGACGTTAGCTCcattaaaacccaaaaactgCGCACTCGCTTCGGCAAGAGCGACAGCTCCTCGTACAGCGAGGATAGCGATGGAGAGCAGGAAGTCGGAGGCGGTAGTGGAGGAGGTGGCTCCAGCACGGATACCAGCCTCTGCGATGACGATGATCCCAAGTCAATCGAGAAGAGTCCCAAGCACAAGGCCAAGCTCGGCCGAAAACTCAAGGAGCAGAAGCAATTGAGTGGCTCTAGGGATGCGAGCCTGGAAAGACAACGACCCAAGTCCTGGGCACCCAGCAGCCAAGAGATTCCCTTCATACTAATGGGCACTGATAGTGGCGATGAGAAGGATCCACCTGTAAAGGAGGATACTGAGTTAGCGGAGGATAGTGCCACTGAAAGCGATCGCTTTGCCTTCGAGAAAGAACTTGATTTCGTCAGCTACAAGCTAGAGCCCTTGGCTATTCAATCGGGTTCCGAGGGCACAGAACTTCCAGAGATTCCCGTCTTGACACCCATTAGTCCCATACCCACCTTCAAGGAGAAGAGTGGCTCTGAAGAAGATTTGCTGGAggagcaaaagcaaaagcctTTCGATGTGAGTGATAGCGGGGTGACCAATCAGTATTTCGAGAGGGTCAACAGCGTCGAGCGACCCAACAAACTGGAGCTCTCCTATTCCCTAAACGAGGAGGAATCGGAGACCAGCGTCACGTACCTGGAAGAACGAGAAAAGGTTGAGGGTCACAGTGCGGATGGGGACTACCAAGCATTGCCGCCACTTCCCATGAACCCAGAGGATAATCCCCTTCCTGGAGCTGGCAAAGTGCCTCAGATCCGCGACGACAACATTCCAGGTGAGAATAAGGACGACTACAAGGAGCTGCTGAGCATGACGATAGAGGAAAGAGTAGACTTCAAGCCACCACCTCCCACAGCCAGCAGCTTGAGTAGTGCCGCCCGTAAAAGGAGAGATCCCCGTCGCAAGACACTGACCCGTTCGTCGACCATTGAGATCGAGGAGCGTTACCAGGCCCTAGAACGGAGGATCAGCCAGGATCAGCCAACGGCGGAGCGGCCATCCAAGTACATACCCAGCACCGCCGCCTTGGAGGAACGCTTCAACACACTGGAGAAGCAACTAAGTGCCGACAAGCAGCGTAAGGAACTCGTGGAAATCGACTCCGAACATCCAGAAAAATTCGAACGCATTCCCTCCACCGCCGATCTCGAGACCCGCTTCAATGCCTTAACCAAACAATTGAGTTCCAGCGAATCGACAGCCAAGTCTCCCATTGATCTCAAGGACGACGAACAGcccagtggcagtggcagctcCAAAGAGCAAAAGGACAGCGAGAAAACCAGTAAGCTGCACAAATCGGAGGAGCTGGAATCTGAAGTCCAGGAGAGCTCAAAAACTGAAGCCAGCGAATCCAAAGAAAAGGCCAGTGAAGACAGAAAAACCGACCAGCCACGCCTTAAAAAATTGCCCTCCACGGCTGAGCTCGAAGATCGCTTCAATGCCCTCGAACGTAAGATGAGTGTGCAGAAGAGCAGCCCAGTCAAGGCCAAAAAGGAGCCACCCGATGAAGAGTCTACCGAGCAGGAGAGCAAACCACAAGAGTCCGAAAAGAAAGCCTCAAAAGAGCATAAAGAAAGTACTCGAGAAGAACCTGAAGAGAAAGCTTCATCCCCAACAGAAGAGCCAGCTCCGAAAAGTAAAACAAAGCCAGTTGTGTCAccaaagcaaaagggaaaAGAAAGCTCTGACTTAAAAACGGATACCAAACATTCGGAAACTCAATCAACCAAAAAGGAAACTATTGAAGAAGGGGTTCCATCAAAAGTTAAAGTCAATAAGGAAACTGAATCCACTCAGGTTGATCCTGAAATACCTGCTGAAAAAGAAAGCCCTAAGAAGACAGAACCTAAAAAAGTTGAAGACCAAAAAAAAGTACAATCCAAACCGGAAAAGTCCACCAATAAAACTGAATctgaaaatgttaaaaacaccAAAGATTCGGAAGAAACTAAGAAAGAGGAGCCCGCCAAGACACCGCGAAAATCTCCACCTTCCACAGAAGAACTGGAAAAGCGCTTTAATGCCCTGGAAAAGCAGCTGAGCACCACTAATTTAGAGCAGGTTGAGCCACCTAAGTCCATAGCCAAGACCCAAAAGTCACAAGAAGTTCAACAGGATGAAAAAGTACAAAAGTCGATGAAATCCTTCGATGACAAGATCAAAGAGGTGAACACAGCTTTGGTAAAGGAGCAAACGAAAGTTGAGCCTAAAGATCAGTCAGAGAAAACCCCAGAGAAGAAAGTAATCCAATCAGAAGAGCTAGAACCAAGCCAGAGCCAGCAAAGTGACCTGAACAAGCGAAGGGCCTCTGAACCGCCTTCCACAGAGGACTTGGAGAAGCGCTACGAGACCCTGAAGCGTCGCATGAGCAGCAAGAACCATTTCTCCACTCCCAACGAGACGGTAAACGAGGCTCTGGAGCGGATTGAACAGGAGGTGATCTCAGACTCCGCGGATGAAGAAAAGAAGCCGCCACCATCCACAGAGGATCTGGAGAGCCGCTTTGAGGCACTGCAGGGCGGGGAGAAAAAACCCAAGGCCCAGACACAACCCAAGCACGTGGACGTGGCCATTGAAGCGCACATTCCtgagccaccgccaccgcctcctccaccGAAGGAGCTGCCCATTCTGCCTGCACCCGTgctccaccagcagcaggCTCTGATCGAGGAGCTGCAGCGGAAGATGCGCGGCCAATCCCCAGGGGAGGAGAACCTTAAGCCCAGCGAGATCAATCCGGAAAGGAGGCAGCGAAAGCTATTGCAACGACCCACGCCCATGGGCGATGAGACCTCGGAAGCACCTGCAAACACGGCTTACTACAGAGCGACAAACCAAGAACAATGGCAGCAGCGCATGGTGCGTCGGTTCTCTGATCTGCCCTCCCGGGCCGATCTCGAGAACCGAGTACAGTTCCTGGAGAGGCAACTCTACGCGAAGTTCTACAAGCAGCGCTGTGCAAGTGATTCCGAAGTTGCATCGAAGGTCAAGCATTCACCCTCGCCCGATGAAATGCCGACCACCTCCCGCCAGGCCAGGGCCGTGGTCGAAGGATTACTAGAGCAGCGTGTCCTGGCTCTGGAAAAGCAGCTAAGCGAGAACAGTCTCAAACTGCTCGAGACGATACGGGATCGGGAGAGAATCGCAGCAGCTCCCCAAAGCGATGACAGCGGTGGCAGTCCTCGAAGACTGAGCACGGAAACTATCGACGCCACCGGCAAGGAGCTGGTTAGGTACACCCAGAACATTGGTGAGCTGGAGGAAGTGGATGCCCACAAGCCCATCAACATAAGCATCAATATAAAGATGCTGCTCAACAAGGACAGTGGTGAACCCAAGCAGCCGAAAGCCGAGTCCAAGCCCACAACCGAGGATCTTACGCGGCGCCTAGAGCTCTTGGAGCAGCAACTGCTGGAGGAGCGGGCTAAAAATGGCTCTCATATTCCAGAAAATGAAGTCCCCCAGCCAGAGGAAAGCGAGGCCTGCAAAAAGCAGGAAAAGAACTGCCACAATCAGCATGTAAAAAGCGATGAAACCCAAAAGGTCGAGGAGCCTGCCAAGACTCAAATTAAACCCGAAATGGCCAAGGAAACCAAGACTCTGGAAAATGAGGAGAAAGCCCAAGCTCGAGCCAAGGAAGTGGTTACAGATAAATCTCCGAAAGTAGAGAAAGTGATTGAGAAAACTGTCACGGAGGAAAAACCAGAGCCTATCATTAAAGACAAAAAAGAAGAGGTTACTAAAAAGGAAGACAAAGTTTCCACCACCAAAGAAGGGTCCTCTGAAACGAAACCTAAGCAAACTAAAGAGGAAAAACCCTCAAAAGATATCTCTAAAACAAAAGAAGTTTCCTCCCAGAAAGTCCctgaaaataagaaagaaattCCCAAAACAGAGGAACCCCTATCCAAGGATTCTGCTTCGACCAACATGAAACAGGATAATCCAAAGGCTGAAACAATCAAGGCAAAAGAAACCGCCTCCGCCAGCAAAGAAACAATCAAGCAACTGCCAGAGAAACCCAAAGAAACCTCCAAAGACTCCTCTGCACCAAAAGAAGTACCAGACAAAATGGTTATCAATGCAAGTGATCTGGGACCCATGGATCCCAACAACAAAACAGTGGTACTCCTTATGGACAACGAACCCCGAGCTTCCAGAGTAAGGAGATTGACGAGAGCCAACACCGAGGAGCTGGAGGGACTTTTCCAGGCACTAGAAAAGCAGCTGAGCGATCGAAACCTCATCAAGTCCGAGGATGGTCGTCTTATAAGAGCGGATAGCAAACCAAGTACCGAGCAGGCGGAACAAGTTCAAGCCATCAGTGATCTCACCAAGCAAATCGAAGACTTTACAAGCGGCAAGCCGGAGGAAGATAATCCCGAGGAGGCTGTTAAGGAAGACAAAACAGAGCCTAAGGAGCCCGAAGAGGACTACGATTGGGGACCGAATCCGGTGAAGCATCacttgaaaagaaaaacagcctACCTGCCATCCACCAAAGAATTGGAGGCACGCTTCCGCTCCCTGGAACGGCAGATCAAGCTGCTCGAGGACGTGGAAAAGATCGATGTAGAACAACGGCTGGTGGAGATTGAACGTAAGATTAAGCTGCAATACTCCCTGTCCCATGAGAAGGATTTGAACAAGTATTTGGAGCTGTGTGAAGGCAGGGGCTTGGATGATGAGGAAACTCAACCCGAAGAAGCCCCCACCAAGGAGGAGGAAACTGCTAGAGCTAGGGATCGCTCACGCAGTCCTGGACGCAAGGCGGCCACTAAATCCCCATATACTTCGCCCTCAAGGAAAGTGGCCACTAAATCTCCCTACACATCGCCTTCCCGTAAAGCTGCCACCAAGTCACCTTATACTTCGCCCTCGAGGCAGCGCGAGAAAACGCCTTACTCCTCGCCAACCCGCTCGCCGGAAAGGAAGTCCAAGCGGAGTCCCTACACCTCCCCAGCCCGCCGCAAGCCGCATCCCAATGACTTGCCCATCTCTGATGACCTGGAGTACAAGTACCGAGTGCTCGACTTGGTAAGATCCAAGTCTAAGGAGAACCTGGCCAAGCGCATGAACGATCCCAACAGAAAGCCGCCCATTCATCCACTCGAAATACTCCTCGACCCGAGTCCAGATGACAGTGCGATACCCTCAACTGGGGAGCTGGAGCACAGGATACGGGTGCTCGACGGAAAACTCAAGTCTCCGGCTAAGGCTCGCTCCAAGCCCCGTTCCCGTTCGCCTACCATCGAAGACATGAAACGCCAGAAGATGAGGGATGAGCAGAAGCCCAGGACACCGGTGCACAATCTGGAACGATTGGTCAGCTCACCTGGCCGACCAGAGCCACCCACTGCCGCGGAACTGGAGGAGCGCATGCGCATCCTGGAGCAGGAGCACACGTTCGACTTCAAGACCCAGAAGGATTACCGGGCATTCAATCAAAAGCTGAAGGACGTGATATCGCCCTCGCTCTCTTTCGAGGAGTTCCGAGCAGCCAAGTCCCGGGAGCAGAGTCCCCGCCGTCATGGCGCCACCACGCCCAAGTCAGCCCTGCGTCGTGACGATTACGATGAGGCCACCTCCAATACGACCACCACCTATTACCGCCCCACCAGCCCCAAGGTGATACGCTTCCAGGACGaagacgaggacgaggaccaCTTTGAGGAGGCGCCCAGGTCCAAGTCGCGCCAGACCAGCGATCGAATGGTGGGCAGAACTAATGAAGCTTTGGACTGTTTAGCGGAGAATGCTATAATTCTCCAACGTATTCTTAAGAAGACTCTTGCAGATCAGCCATCGGCCACTCGCAGCTACGCCAGCAGCTCGGAGGGTCTGGATGCCCTGGGTAGTCGCCTCATGAGG GAGACTTCTCCGATCACCCGAACTGGGACCCACACCGGCGTACCACTGCGAACTGGAGAGAACATCAACGACCGCCTGAGCTCGATCAAGAACTCGATCAAGTCCATCGACAACCTGTGCGAGGAGAAGCCTCCTCCCTACCAGAAGGAGAAGTGCCAGCGCTACATCGACTCGCTCTTCTCGGACTCCCTGCACTTTGCCAGCAAGAAGAGCTCCCTGGAGGACCtaagtctcagccggagtctgAGCCGCAGCGAGAGCCGTGGCAGGAGCATCCACCGAGCATCCGGTGACTATGCCCCCTCCATAAGGATCACCTCGGAGCACAGGTCTCTGGGCTCCGCGGAATCCCGAAGGAGTCCGCTTGGCAGCTCGGCTCGGGACACGAGTCCCCTGCACTACCGATCGCATCGGGACATGAGCAGGGATCTCTCGCCGAGAAGGAGGCGCCtcgaggaggaagaggaggagcgCGAGCGAAGGGAACGCGAGCGGGAACGGGAGCGGGAGAGCAGTAGG